ATCCACACGCCTGGATCGACATCAGGACCGACGAGTTCTATACCAAGGGAGGGTCGCACCTCGCCCGCCTCTACGCCCGCTACCGCGACGACCCCGCTAGTGCTGGGCCAACCGACCGAGGAGTTCGTCCAGCCTGACGGTGGCGATGCCGGCCCCCACGTCGGCGAAGCCGTAGGGCACGACGAGGTGATCGCCCGCGATCATGCTGCCGCAGGAGTAGACGACGTTGGGCACGTAGCCTTCGCGTTCGTCTTCCCGGGGCGTCAACAGGGGCTCATTCAGGTGCCCGATCACGCGACAGGGGTCGTCGAGGTCGAGCAGCAACGCGCCGAGGCTGTAGCGACGAAACGGACCGACCCCGTGGGTGATGACGAGCCACCCCGCGTCGGTCTCGATCGGCGATCCGCAGTTCCCGAGCTGAATGAGTTCCCACGGCTGCTCGGGCTCCTGGATCTTCGACGTCTCGTGCCACACACGAACATCGGGCGATCGCATCAGGAAGTTGTTCACGTTGTCCTGCCGGCCGAGGGCGACGAACTCGCCGTCGAGCTTTCGCGGGAACAGGGCGATGCCCTTGTTCTGCGCGGCCCGGCCGCTCAGGGTTGCGATCCGGTAATCGACGAAGTCTTCGGTCTCGATGAGCTGGGGAAGGATTTGGTGGCCGTCGAACGCGGTGTACGTGCCGTAGTACACGACCGTCCCGTCGTCGTGGACGAACCGGACCAGACGCACATCTTCCATCCCGTGGCTCTCGGTCGGGCCACCCGGGAAGATCACCCGCTCGGAGATGTCGTTCCCCGGGGGGAACTCGATGCGGTAGTTCGACGACGCGAGCCAATGCAGGATGTGGCGCGTTTCGAGCGTCATCATGTGATCGACCCCCTCCTCGTCGAGTCGCTGCAGCGCGACCTCCAAGTCCGCCATCGCGAATCGGGGGCCGAGGTCGGCCATCACCATCCGGGCGTACTCGTTCAACGCCCCCAGCTCGGCCAGCTTCGACTCGAAGAAGTCCTTGTCGTACTCGGCTCCCATTCGCCGACCGGTTTCGGCATGTCGACTGCTGCGATCGACGGTGATGCCCATGTCGGCATCGATCACGCCCGAGCGGAACTCGATCGAAGAGATGTGGCCCTCACCGATCGCCCGCAGGCTCATGACGAAGCGCGTCTCGCCCGCGGCGAGCCCCGATTGATCAGGGGCGGCGACCATCGAGGGGTTGCCGAGGGCGGCCGCCTCGATCGAGTACTCGTGGGTGAAGTACGCCCCGAGCAGGAGTCTCCGCTCGGCCGAGAGATCGTCGGCGAGCTCGACCCGCCGGGCGACGAGCTCGAAGTTGGTGTGGAGCACCGCATC
This is a stretch of genomic DNA from Acidimicrobiales bacterium. It encodes these proteins:
- a CDS encoding glycoside hydrolase family 130 protein — translated: MSVLPIERCADVRLVPDARRVIAKPFLPGEEVFPDGTSRIEVVVRRILAMDESVVHTTLAAVREDFDGRHRDLDAVLHTNFELVARRVELADDLSAERRLLLGAYFTHEYSIEAAALGNPSMVAAPDQSGLAAGETRFVMSLRAIGEGHISSIEFRSGVIDADMGITVDRSSRHAETGRRMGAEYDKDFFESKLAELGALNEYARMVMADLGPRFAMADLEVALQRLDEEGVDHMMTLETRHILHWLASSNYRIEFPPGNDISERVIFPGGPTESHGMEDVRLVRFVHDDGTVVYYGTYTAFDGHQILPQLIETEDFVDYRIATLSGRAAQNKGIALFPRKLDGEFVALGRQDNVNNFLMRSPDVRVWHETSKIQEPEQPWELIQLGNCGSPIETDAGWLVITHGVGPFRRYSLGALLLDLDDPCRVIGHLNEPLLTPREDEREGYVPNVVYSCGSMIAGDHLVVPYGFADVGAGIATVRLDELLGRLAQH